The region CGTGGCTGGCAAAATTTATCAATGAAACCTCGCAAGGCACCATCGCCCTGGTCACCAACTTGTTTGTGATGTTGTTTACGATGTATTACTTCTTCAAAGACGGGGAGCGCATCGTGCAACGCATCAAATATCTCAGCCCGCTCGATGACGTGTACGAAGAGGCGTTGATCTTGCGTTTCGTTTCGGTGGCGCGCGCGACGGTCAAGGGCACGCTGCTCATCGGTTTGATGCAAGGCTTTTTGGGCGGGTTGACGCTCTGGGCCTTCGGCATTAGCTCACCGATTTTGTGGGGCGTGATCATGGTGGTGTTGTCGATCTTGCCTTCGGTGGGCGCCTGGTTGGTGATGGTACCCATCGCTATAATTCAGATTGCCACCGGCCATGTGTGGCACGGCCTTGCCATCGCATTCATGGGTATGGTGATCATCGGCAACATTGACAACCTCATGCGACCGCGCCTGGTGGGGAAAGATGCCGGCATGCACGACTTGATGATTTTCTTTTCGACGCTTGGCGGCATCAGTGTTTTTGGCGTCATGGGTTTCATTGTTGGACCTGTCATCGCCGTGCTGTTTTTGACGATTCTCGACATTTACAGCGTCGAGTTTAAATCGCATCTCGAATTATCGCGCGAAAGTGGCGCAATTGATGGGCTTGGCGCAAAGGTGAGATCTTTAATGCAGCAAACAAAACCAGCACCTGCGCCCGCGCCAGCGGAAGATAATGCCAAAATGCCAGTACCGTTGGAAGAGCCTGCAAAATCGTCCGAATCCGATAATATTTCAGAAGAGAAATTGGAGCCGATCTGAGCACAAAATTCTATCAAATTAAAAATAAAATTAACAATATCTTGAAAAAACCAATTCCGGCCGTTTCCCCACCGCAATCTAGCCCTTCTTGCCAATCTCAAAAAAAATTTAGCAAAATAGGTCTCTGGAAAAGCTTCAGATACAAACTGTGCAACCTTTGATCACCAACTAAACCATTGCTTCTCACCGATGGGCTTATTATATTGAGCCGCATTAAAAAATGGGAGAGGGGAAGGGAAGTTTTCACATCGACATTTGCAAATCAGACTGCATGCCCGTTGCACCTGCTTTTGAGACTTGAACCCCGAATTTTGCGTTTTGTAAGCTACCTCTAACGGTTATCAGGGTGAGAGCCCGAGGTATTTCATCTCAAAATCGCCGTCGCGGAGATTTGATCATGGCTTTTGCCATTCAACCAGATGATTATAGCTGCGGCCCGACCTGCATCTTCAACGCGCTTCGCCTGTTGGGCAACGCCGACATTTCGATCGGACGCATCAAAAAGGCGTGCGGCACACGCCCGGCGAGCGGTACGACCGAAAACGGCTTGCAACGCGGCTTGCGCCGCCTCGGTTATGAAGGTATTGTCGCGAATTGGGATCACAAAAGCCATGGCCGCAAGGCGTTGGCGTGGGTGCGGCAGAAGCATAGCGAAGGCCAGCCCGTGATTTTGTGCGTCGACCGTTTCGAGCATTGGATTCTGGTCGCCGGTTCGAAGAGCCGGTCGTATTTCGTGCTGGATCCCGAATCCGGCAGCAGCCGGCGCGCCAAGGTTTACCGCGTCTCCGGCACGGAATTGCTGCGGCGCTGGTGGAGCTTTGATCGCGCGAGCGGCATTGGCAGTTATTACGCCATGGCCGTCAATCCGCGCACGCAAAAATCGCAGCGGCTGGCGCACAAAGCGCTGCCGCTCACCAATCCCGAAGTGCTGGATCGTTTGCGCGAAAGCTCGAATGATTTGTTGAATGTGTCGAAAGCCCTGGTGAGCCGGTTCGGCGATGTGAAAAACGGCAAGAGTGTCTCGGATTTGCTCGCCAAGAAAATCGCGCCGTTGCTGAAGAATCGCAAATATGAATCGGAATGGGCGGGACTCGATCACGCGGCGCTGTATCAGCAGTTGCAAAATTTCCTGGCGTTTGCCAAGGGCCGCAAGCTGCATTACCGCCCGCGCCATCGCGAAAAAGCGCTGATCGATCTCACGATTCTGATTTTGCTGCATACGCACGCACAATCGCGCCAGCAGCAAATGGTGATGTGATGAAAATTCTTGAGGTTTGATTTTAAGCCCCGATCTTTAGTGCAAATTGAAGATCGGGGTTTTTGTTTTAGCGGCGGCCTCATCACCAGGCATCACACTGCAGGATGATCAATCCACCTCTTCCGCCAACGGCAGTTCCACGATAAACGTCGTGTGACTTCCCACCGTGCTTTGCACCCGAATCTCGCCGCCGTGATCTTGAATGATCTGCCGGCTCAGGCTCAATCCCAAACCCGTGCCCTCGTCTTTTTGCTTGGTCGTGAAAAAGGGCGCGAAAATCATGGGCAAAACCTCGGGCGCAATGCCGATGCCGTTGTCGGTAAATGTGGCGCGAATGCATGTGCTGCCGCTCTCGGAGAGGGCCAGGGTTGTGTGAATCAAAATCGTCTTGTCGGTTCCAGCGCCGGGAAATTTCAAATTGAGCGCATGCTGGGCATTGCTGAGCAGATTGATGAAAACCTCCTGCATTTGCTGGCAATGGCAGCTCACCGGGGGCAAATCCGGCGCAGCGGTGTTATGAACGCGAATGCCATCTTTGTGCAGGCGCGGCGCCATCAAGCGCAATGAGGCTGCAATCACACCTTCGAGCGGGGTCACAAGGCGTTCATGCGGACGCGGGCGCGCAAACGCGAGCAGGTGCCGCAGAATGCCGGTCACGCGTTCACCCTCGCCCACAATGCCGTGCAATAACGCGGCTTCTTCCTGTCCGGCGGCAGCGCGTTCCTGCAAGAGTTGCGCATAACTGATGATGCCTGTCATGCGGTTAATGATCTCGTGGCCCGCGCTGGCGGCCAATTCCACCAACTCGGTCAGCCGCACGATTTGCTGCGGTTCTGTGCGCGCTTGCAGCGAACCCGGCTCCAGCGGCCTCAATTCACGCCGGCTCAAGTCGCGCAACGTGGTGAGCGCGCCGAGCAATTCCTGATGCTCGTCATACAGCGGAGAAACATCAATCACGAGCTGGCGCACGAGGCGGTCATCGCGATAAACCTGTGCGCGGCAATCCTGCGCTTTGCGCGCCTCGTGCAACGCCAGCGCAAACGGATCCTCCAATCCCATCGGACGCAAAGCCCAGCGCTGGGATTCGTGCGCGAGCTTGCCATCAAGCACTGCCAGCTTTTCGAACTCTTCTGCCGGCAGGCCCAGCATGGCTTCGGCGGCGCGATTGTGAATGAGCGGCCGGCCTTCGCGATCGATCACCAGCAGGCCATCATTCATATTGCGCAAGAGCAGCTCGCGCCATTCCGCAGCGCGGCGCCATTCCTCCTGGCAATGATGCGTTTCCGTCACCTCCCGCGCAATGCCAAAGTAAAGCTCGCTGGAAATCGGCATGGCCTGAAGATCAAACACGCGCTGCGCGCCGTCGCGTGCGGTGAGGGTCATTTCACCTTGAAAATCCGCGCGCGCGAGCAAGGCGCAAAAATCTTCCTGCTCGAACCCCGCCTCAGCCATGATTTCCGGCAAGGTTCGTTTGAACAATTCCTGCCGCCGCAATCCCCACAATGCGCAAAAGCTTTCATTGGCTTCGATGAAGCGCAATTCGCCATTGACGATGAACATGGCATCGTGCGCCAGCCGGAACGCGCGTTCGTGCAAAGTTTCGGTTTGCACAATGCGCTGCACGTCGAGATAGCCGGCGACGCGGTGTAAAATTTTACCGAGGCCGGCGCGTTCCGGCACGCGGGTGATTTTTAACTCCGCTTCGGCCGCCAACGGTTCGTTGAGACGCGCGACAATCGCCATCGCAACCCCAAGACCCGCCATCGGCAAAAAGCAGGCAAATAGCGGCGAAGGAATTAACCGGCAGAGGGTTAACCCAACCAAGCTTGCAGCAAGCGTGAGCAGGGTAAATTTCGCCATGCCTAAGTTAAAGAAATTTAAAGGAAAAAGCGGCGGCCAGGAGCGCAGAAGGTTGTGAAGCCTCATCCTTGAACCTCCAGAGATGATCCAGCTTCCGTAATGGTGCGAGAGAAGCTATTGCGATTTATCATGATGCCGGCGCCGGCGAAATCTCGATTTTGTAACAAATGCCTGTGATGACGGCAACGGCGACGGCCTAACTCAGAGCAAAAGCAGAACAGTGATGGGCAGGAACGCTGGCAGGATGCGGTGCGGCGCTGGCGTGCAGCAGCGGTCCGGGTTACCCAGAAGGTCAGCGAAACCGGCGGCGCAGGTTTCGCTGATTTCAGAACGGGAGAAGCTCTTCTCCATTAAATCTGTATGCCAGTACCAACTAACAGAAAAATTGCGGAAATTTATTTTGAAGAAAATTTCGAAAGCGCTGCTGAAAATATTTTCGGACGGCATTGGCAAACACTTGACTTTGTCTCTACATTAACCGCATCTTTTGTGACGTTTTTTTGATGATAAAACTCAGGGCTGGTGAATAGATCGCCCACTGAAGCCGGACTCTCACAGGACGTAAGGTGCAAAGACTTTCTCTGTGGGACGTTCACTTCCGTGGGCGACTTGTTTTCATTGCCATGTAAATTCAATTTCAGTATTGGGAATTTTGCCATGGGCCACACGATTGAAGCATCCGAATTTCCGAGTCTACAAAAACTGCCGCAGTATGTTTTTCGCCATGTCGCTGTACTGATGGAAAAAGCGCGGCAGGAAGGCCGCGACATTATTGATTTCAGCATGGGTAATCCGGACGGCGCGCCGCCGCGCCATCTCATCGAAAAGCTGCACGGCGCGATTGACGTGCCGCAGAATCACCGTTATTCGGTTTCACGGGGCATCACGCATTTGCGCCAGGCTATTTGTGACTGGTATGGCCGCGGCTACGGCGTTACGCTCGATCCCGAAACCGAGGCCATCGCCTGC is a window of Cytophagia bacterium CHB2 DNA encoding:
- a CDS encoding AI-2E family transporter, producing WLAKFINETSQGTIALVTNLFVMLFTMYYFFKDGERIVQRIKYLSPLDDVYEEALILRFVSVARATVKGTLLIGLMQGFLGGLTLWAFGISSPILWGVIMVVLSILPSVGAWLVMVPIAIIQIATGHVWHGLAIAFMGMVIIGNIDNLMRPRLVGKDAGMHDLMIFFSTLGGISVFGVMGFIVGPVIAVLFLTILDIYSVEFKSHLELSRESGAIDGLGAKVRSLMQQTKPAPAPAPAEDNAKMPVPLEEPAKSSESDNISEEKLEPI
- a CDS encoding PAS domain S-box protein: MRLHNLLRSWPPLFPLNFFNLGMAKFTLLTLAASLVGLTLCRLIPSPLFACFLPMAGLGVAMAIVARLNEPLAAEAELKITRVPERAGLGKILHRVAGYLDVQRIVQTETLHERAFRLAHDAMFIVNGELRFIEANESFCALWGLRRQELFKRTLPEIMAEAGFEQEDFCALLARADFQGEMTLTARDGAQRVFDLQAMPISSELYFGIAREVTETHHCQEEWRRAAEWRELLLRNMNDGLLVIDREGRPLIHNRAAEAMLGLPAEEFEKLAVLDGKLAHESQRWALRPMGLEDPFALALHEARKAQDCRAQVYRDDRLVRQLVIDVSPLYDEHQELLGALTTLRDLSRRELRPLEPGSLQARTEPQQIVRLTELVELAASAGHEIINRMTGIISYAQLLQERAAAGQEEAALLHGIVGEGERVTGILRHLLAFARPRPHERLVTPLEGVIAASLRLMAPRLHKDGIRVHNTAAPDLPPVSCHCQQMQEVFINLLSNAQHALNLKFPGAGTDKTILIHTTLALSESGSTCIRATFTDNGIGIAPEVLPMIFAPFFTTKQKDEGTGLGLSLSRQIIQDHGGEIRVQSTVGSHTTFIVELPLAEEVD